Proteins found in one Armatimonadota bacterium genomic segment:
- the mazG gene encoding nucleoside triphosphate pyrophosphohydrolase, which yields MPKPDSIEAAVAAAGGKLTGVMVFDAHQGEVAPSPDGDALVIGIGNRGSAAALKEVVAAHYPPGYVVTAVSRPGARGQQVRPLTVATLDQAGEMQPPVSVFVPAPPPEQRPTVTGLRAIMARLRGPDGCPWDREQDHRALRCCLLEEAHEALAAIDREDWRELATELGDILLQVLFHAQLAAERGDFNFDDVVVRLRDKLVRRHPHVFGDAVATDAEAVLRRWDELKHDERSENGEPARGDLLAGVAPGLPALDRAHKVQRRAAHAGFDWADIAGPLVKLAEEIEELKSALARERPGARRLEEELGDVLFAAVNVARFAGVNAEQALRVAVDRFAGRFATMEKMAAAQGQALAGMNLEQMDALWERAKEAPSAGSQ from the coding sequence TCGCGCCCAGCCCTGACGGTGACGCCCTCGTCATTGGCATCGGCAACCGCGGCTCCGCCGCCGCGTTGAAGGAAGTCGTCGCCGCGCACTACCCGCCGGGCTATGTGGTGACCGCTGTCAGCCGCCCAGGGGCGCGCGGCCAGCAGGTGCGCCCGCTGACCGTCGCGACCCTCGACCAGGCGGGCGAGATGCAGCCCCCGGTCAGCGTGTTCGTGCCGGCCCCGCCCCCCGAGCAGCGCCCGACGGTGACGGGCCTGCGCGCGATCATGGCGCGGTTGCGGGGGCCGGACGGCTGCCCCTGGGATCGCGAGCAGGATCATCGCGCCCTGCGGTGCTGCCTGCTGGAGGAGGCGCACGAGGCGCTGGCGGCGATTGACCGCGAGGACTGGCGAGAGCTGGCGACGGAGCTGGGGGATATTCTGCTGCAGGTGCTGTTTCACGCGCAGCTGGCCGCGGAGCGCGGGGATTTCAACTTCGACGACGTCGTCGTGCGGCTGCGGGACAAGCTGGTGCGCCGCCATCCCCACGTCTTCGGCGACGCGGTGGCGACGGATGCCGAGGCGGTGCTGCGGCGCTGGGATGAGCTCAAGCACGACGAACGCAGCGAGAACGGGGAGCCGGCGCGGGGCGACCTGCTGGCCGGGGTGGCGCCCGGTTTGCCCGCGCTCGATCGCGCGCACAAGGTGCAGCGGCGCGCGGCGCATGCCGGTTTCGATTGGGCCGATATCGCCGGGCCGCTGGTCAAGCTCGCGGAGGAGATCGAGGAGCTGAAATCGGCGCTGGCGCGGGAACGCCCCGGCGCGCGACGACTGGAGGAGGAGCTGGGCGATGTTCTGTTCGCGGCGGTGAATGTCGCGCGCTTCGCCGGCGTCAACGCGGAGCAGGCGCTGCGCGTGGCGGTGGATCGCTTCGCCGGGCGCTTCGCGACGATGGAGAAGATGGCCGCCGCACAGGGCCAGGCCCTGGCGGGGATGAATCTGGAGCAGATGGATGCCCTCTGGGAGCGCGCGAAGGAGGCGCCTTCCGCGGGGTCGCAATAA